The stretch of DNA AGAGCGTGTAGTACCAGGCATCCAGCCGCGTGAGCAAGCCCCCGAGCAGTGCAACCAGCACGGCAGCCGAGGAGGCAACCAGCGGCGCGACCCAGCGGCCGCCCTGTCCGGTCATGCCCGGACCACCCCCAGGAGGTGCCCCAAATCCTTGAAGAAGATGCGCAGGTGGGCCAGCGGTCGCGCCCTCACCAGTTTCTTGTACATATAAGCCTGCCACGTCAGATGCTGCACGTCGGGATCCCTGCACATGCTGACGAAGCGCTCACGGCGCGCATCACTCGAGTACCAGAACCGCTGCAGGAGCCCCAGCACCCAGAACACCCGCCCGTGTGCCCGCATGAAGCGGCGACGGGCCGACTTCAGCGCACCCGGGTCACCCGTCTCCAGCAAGCCGATTACGGCCTCGGCTGCCAGCCTGCCACCGGCCAGCGCGTAATAGATGCCCTCTCCGGAAGCGGGCGCCACGACCCCGGCCGCATCACCCGCCAGCACCACACCGCGGCCGTCGTCCCAACGCCGCAGCGGGCGCAGCGGAATCGGCGCACCTTCCTTGCGAACCGTGTCGCTGAGATCGAGCCCCGTCACGCTGCGCAGGTCCGCCACCGCGTTACGCAGCGAGAAACCCTTGAGGGCACTGCCGACTCCCACACTGACGGTCTCGCCATGGGGAAAGACCCAGGCGTAGAAATCCGGGGACAACTTGCCCTGGTAGTACACGTCGCAACGCTGGCCGTCGTAATCGGCACCGGCGGCCGGCGAGCGGACGATCTCGTGATAGGCCGCCACGTAAGGCACCCGCCCGGCATCCGGAATGCACTGCCTGGCTACCGAGGATCGCGCACCATCGGCGCCGATGACGGCGCGGGCGGTCACCTTGCGGGTCACCGGCACCTGGTCGGCCCCGCGCACGTCATAGCTCAGTTCAATGACGCCATCCTCGAGGTAATCGAGACGATCGAACTGGCCGGTCAGCCTGACCGCTCCATGCGCGGCCGCACGCTCGCGCAACCATTCGTCGAAGCTTTCCCGGTCGACCATGCCGACGTAGCCACCCTCGATGTGCATGTCGACACTCACCGCGGTCGGCGAGACCATTCGCGCCGACCTGATCCGTGCCACCAGCAGCGATTCCGGCAGGTCGAACTCAGTCATGGCCTGCGGGGGGATGGCACCGCCGCAGGGCTTGATGCGACCCGCCCGGTCCAGC from Candidatus Sericytochromatia bacterium encodes:
- a CDS encoding geranylgeranyl diphosphate reductase, with translation MQTENFDVVVVGGGPAGATAADDLARRGLSVALLDRAGRIKPCGGAIPPQAMTEFDLPESLLVARIRSARMVSPTAVSVDMHIEGGYVGMVDRESFDEWLRERAAAHGAVRLTGQFDRLDYLEDGVIELSYDVRGADQVPVTRKVTARAVIGADGARSSVARQCIPDAGRVPYVAAYHEIVRSPAAGADYDGQRCDVYYQGKLSPDFYAWVFPHGETVSVGVGSALKGFSLRNAVADLRSVTGLDLSDTVRKEGAPIPLRPLRRWDDGRGVVLAGDAAGVVAPASGEGIYYALAGGRLAAEAVIGLLETGDPGALKSARRRFMRAHGRVFWVLGLLQRFWYSSDARRERFVSMCRDPDVQHLTWQAYMYKKLVRARPLAHLRIFFKDLGHLLGVVRA